The Candidatus Accumulibacter similis genome has a segment encoding these proteins:
- a CDS encoding NAD(P)-binding protein, which produces MDKPFAITLDPGSSLANRTGSWRTSRPVYLDRLPPCNKQCPAGEDIQGWLFHAESGDYESAWRHLTKDNPFPAIMGRVCYHTCEGACNRGQLDAPVGINSVERFLGDEALKRGWKLTAPASESGKRVLIVGAGPSGMSAAYHLRRLGHQVTVQEAGPLLGGMMRFGIPKYRLPRDVLEAEMQRVVDLGVTVKLGSKVENILATMQDGGFDAAFLAVGAHIGKRAMIPAGDAAKIIDAISLLRSMEGEDKPLLGRRVVVYGGGNTAIDVARTAKRMGAEPLIVYRRTREKMPAHDFEVEEALQEGIMVKWLSTIKQAHESSLTIEKMALDSKGFPQPTGEYETIEADSLVLALGQDVDLGLLEGVPGLQVSDGVVQVNANMMTGHAGIFAGGDMVPAERNVTVAIGHGKKAARNIDAWLRGEEYVAPPKHEVATFENLNTWYYADAPKTVRPMLDIIRRQSTFEEVQGGLDESNALFEARRCLSCGNCFECDNCYGVCPDNAVIKLGPGKRFEFNYDYCKGCGMCVAECPCGAIKMEAEEI; this is translated from the coding sequence ATGGACAAACCCTTTGCGATCACACTGGATCCCGGCTCATCGCTGGCCAACCGCACCGGCTCCTGGCGCACCTCGCGGCCGGTCTATCTCGACCGCCTGCCACCGTGCAACAAGCAGTGCCCGGCCGGCGAGGACATCCAGGGCTGGTTGTTCCACGCCGAATCGGGCGACTACGAAAGCGCCTGGCGACACCTGACGAAAGACAACCCGTTCCCGGCGATCATGGGGCGGGTCTGCTATCACACCTGCGAGGGCGCCTGCAACCGCGGCCAGCTCGATGCGCCGGTGGGCATCAATTCGGTCGAACGCTTCCTCGGCGACGAGGCGCTCAAGCGCGGCTGGAAACTGACGGCGCCTGCCAGCGAGTCGGGCAAGCGCGTCCTGATAGTCGGCGCCGGACCATCGGGAATGTCGGCCGCCTACCACCTGCGCCGCCTCGGCCACCAGGTCACGGTGCAGGAAGCCGGGCCACTGCTCGGCGGCATGATGCGCTTCGGCATTCCCAAATACCGCCTGCCGCGCGACGTGCTGGAAGCCGAGATGCAGCGGGTCGTCGACCTCGGTGTCACTGTGAAGCTCGGCAGCAAGGTCGAGAACATCCTCGCGACGATGCAGGATGGTGGCTTCGACGCGGCCTTCCTCGCGGTCGGCGCACACATCGGCAAGCGGGCAATGATTCCCGCCGGTGACGCGGCGAAGATCATCGATGCCATCTCGTTGCTGCGCAGCATGGAGGGAGAGGACAAGCCGCTGCTCGGCCGCCGCGTAGTCGTCTATGGTGGCGGCAACACGGCCATCGACGTTGCCCGCACGGCCAAGCGCATGGGGGCCGAACCACTGATCGTCTATCGCCGCACGCGTGAGAAGATGCCGGCGCACGACTTCGAAGTCGAAGAGGCGCTGCAGGAAGGCATCATGGTCAAGTGGCTGTCGACGATCAAGCAGGCGCACGAATCCTCGCTGACGATCGAGAAGATGGCACTCGACAGCAAGGGCTTCCCGCAACCGACGGGCGAGTACGAGACCATCGAGGCCGACTCGCTGGTGCTGGCTCTGGGTCAGGATGTCGATCTCGGGCTGCTCGAGGGAGTGCCCGGACTCCAGGTCAGCGACGGTGTGGTGCAGGTCAACGCCAACATGATGACCGGTCACGCCGGAATCTTTGCCGGCGGCGACATGGTGCCGGCCGAGCGCAACGTCACGGTCGCGATCGGTCACGGCAAGAAGGCGGCGCGGAACATCGATGCCTGGCTGCGGGGCGAAGAGTATGTGGCACCACCCAAGCATGAGGTGGCGACCTTCGAAAACCTCAACACCTGGTATTACGCCGATGCACCGAAGACGGTGCGACCGATGCTCGACATCATTCGCCGCCAGTCGACCTTCGAAGAGGTGCAGGGTGGGCTGGACGAGAGCAACGCCCTCTTCGAGGCGCGGCGCTGCCTGTCTTGTGGCAACTGCTTCGAATGCGACAACTGCTATGGCGTCTGCCCCGACAATGCGGTGATCAAGCTCGGCCCCGGCAAGCGCTTCGAGTTCAATTACGACTACTGCAAGGGTTGCGGCATGTGCGTTGCCGAATGCCCCTGCGGCGCGATCAAGATGGAGGCGGAAGAGATATAG